The proteins below come from a single Metarhizium brunneum chromosome 1, complete sequence genomic window:
- the RLP24 gene encoding Ribosome biogenesis protein RLP24 encodes MRIEPCYFCGRPSYPSKGITFIRSDSKAFRFCRSKCHKNFKMKRNPRKLKWTKAYRKNAGKEMVVDSTLLFGAHRNEPVRYNRDLVQKTLGAMQRISEIRARRERVFYKKRMAGKRERELTVARELVAKNEHLLPRMRGSEKRRLEELAAEQGLDAEELAAEHLQSAKHDKKLFGGEKKRLRVRVDGGIEGDGDNEMDMD; translated from the exons TATTTCTGCGGCAGACCTAGCTATCCCAGCAAGGGGATAACATTTATAAGAAGTGACT CCAAAGCATTTCGCTTCTGCAG GTCAAAATGCCACAAAAACTTCAAGATGAAGCGTAACCCCCGCAAGCTCAAGTGGACAAAGGCCTACCGCAAGAACGCCGGCAAGGAAATGGTTGTCGACAGCACCCTCCTCTTCGGCGCCCACCGCAACGAACCCGTCCGCTACAACCGCGACCTCGTCCAGAAGACGTTGGGAGCCATGCAGCGCATCAGCGAGATTCGTGCCCGTCGCGAACGTGTCTTCTACAAGAAGCGCATGGCTGGCAAGCGCGAGCGTGAACTCACCGTCGCCCGAGAGCTGGTCGCCAAGAACGAACACCTGCTGCCCCGGATGCGCGGCAGCGAGAAACGTCGCCTCGAGGAACTGGCTGCCGAGCAGGGTCTCGATGCGGAGGAGTTGGCTGCCGAGCACTTGCAAAGCGCCAAGCACGACAAAAAATTGTTTGGCggtgagaagaagaggctcaGGGTACGGGTTGACGGCGGTATTGAGGGTGACGGGGACAATGAGATGGATATGGATTAA